A stretch of DNA from Hydra vulgaris chromosome 03, alternate assembly HydraT2T_AEP:
GTTGATTGTAAGTCATAGTAATTTTAGTAATAGtgttttatactatatttataagaaaaaatgtttttatcccaataataagttttggcaATAATATTTACTCCTTTCTTTTGGAGGACACTGACACGTCGCTACATACCTTATctttatgcatatataattaGACCATAAAGTCTTCAATATCCACCTATTTTTGGCTTGCAAACATTAggtgatttgtttttatttagtcaaATGGGCAATGGGCAAAATAATCagatttgatttttgattgtaaatcttttgaacaatttattttgtgttattttttaaaaatcccaTGTTTTCATGGCTGgttatgataaaaaatgttgattcaGAATTAAAAAGGTATGAAAACAAAGGTCAAACATTCtggtttttaatgttaaaagtaATTGCATAAGATTAAAGTAAAAGAGCATGTAAAGTAAATATTCTTGCGAACTTCCATAGAGATCATTGCCAGattttatagagatcattgccaGATTTCATTGAGATCATTGCCAGATTCCATAGAGATCATTGCGAACTTCCATAGAGATTttctacaccactaccacattaGCTACACCAGTTACAGGTGCCTACTAAATGATGGGGAATGGGGGAGAAAAAGAGATTGTAATACAGGCTGAACATTGCTTAGAAACTTAAAAGTAACTTAATCACCATTTTTGATgctgaataaaaacttttaaaaaagaatttttctcAAACTAAAGCAAGgagaaaaaatatctaaattatataatagtaaaaacaagttttcaaaaaattcactgttaattgaatagatttttaatccCACAAGTTTTTGGATGGGACAACTTTTTACAAACAGTGTAAAGTTGTATTATAtacaaatcaattttattaatgtgtgtttttaaaacaaataaattttaatatatattgattgattctagagcatttttttaaaaaagagcaaaaaaaccAATTCATCTAATCATAATACTCTTGGACCCCAAGAGTATTTTTATTAGGTGAGTGTTAATGTTGGTTTTGATTGTGTTAGATAATCTtggtaaaaatgtatttaatcaataatgcattatttaatttcaactgaagtgttattttttaaaaataacactttagttgaaaaaaaataacagctAGACATTCAGCAATCTTGCTCCATTTAGTATATTGTTATATAGAGTCAATAGGACCCATTATTAgctaatttaataactttaattagcttttaattgatacaattttttttatcattttaacaGTTCtacaatatgtttttaaaatcagtcTTACTAACTGGACAGCTTTATTGTTATCTGTATGCAATCATTGGgttgcaaaaactttttattcatttgttttattacttttttagattTACTTATTTCAAAGTTAATTGTGCTAAAGATATGGATaatattgcatgcaatattgATTACATGGCTGATGctgattatatttttgataaaagactTCTGGAACGACTTGATTATAGCAAAAGTATTACAACTGTTAATCATAATATTTCATACACTCATCCTGGTAAGGATTTGGTTATGCGACCATTACTCTGCAGCGATTATGAAAAGGGTTACATGGACCTTCTTTCCCAGCTCACACAACCTGGAATtgtgacaaaaaaaatgtttaaagaacgCTTTGATTCTATGAAGAAAATGAAAGATGTTTATCTAATTGTTGTGGTTGAAGATATACAAATGCAAAAAGTAGTTGGCTCAGCTACATTGTTTATTGAGAATATCTTAACTTCTCaatttaaaccaattaaaatagGTCGTATTGAAGATGTTGTTATTCATGACTCTCAGCGTGGCAAATATCTTGGTAAACTTTTATGCGAGACATTGGTTCTTCTtggaaaacaattaaaatgcaTGGAGATAACACTAGAGTGTAAagataaattagtaaaattttatcgGAGTTTAGGTTTCGAACTTGATAAAATGCATAAATACATGACCCTTAGGTACACAtaaatttgtcttattttattttttttatatttattttgtatattccTGTATCTTGAGATTTATCattattcttgtttttttttttttttcatctagtaATGAATTTTTCATCtgaaataacattaaaacatttgtatttagttttatgcaaacttgttgtatttaaaaacttttgtttaaaacttgttGTGTTTAAAACTTCATTTCTAAATTgaaacagtttaatttttaaacatattttaacaaGTGAATaagataatgtaaaataatcaTTTGAGCTAGTTTTATATCTTGAATAATATTATCTTGGTATATTGATTCactaaaaattgattaaacaaAAGGTTATGTTTATTAAAGTGTTTACGaactttattagaaaaaaaattgtgcattgatttatatttttacatttttttattttttttaatagtaatttcAATATGCTCTGGTTTtaatatgcttttaattttaatatgctATGTCTTATATGCTGTTGctagatatatatattggtaGATAGGCAAAAGGCAAGgccagaattaaaaaaacatttttaataggaCAAGTGCTTGCCCAAACCgtaaccctcagttgatgtatgtactctGAACTttcgttatttaaaatgcatatGTTTGTAGATCAATTATGTAAGTCCTGTCCTTTGATTTTAAAGTcgtagtttgtttttaattgattagtCCCGAAACAGGGTATAAGCAGATGAAAAGGCATTTAAAACTGGATCCGgactttttaataagtttttaattcagTGAATTTGTCTTTATTATCATTGACGAATCGAACATGGGTAGAAGAAGGGACTTCAGCCCAACGAAGAAATGTCAAATAACAGATTTCCTTGAAAATGTTGATATCTTCGTATTGTCCATGATGGAGgaaataatttatgatttagtatcacttgtattatatattttattatataaaaactacatGCCTTGTGGCtaacataaaacattaagaATATCGGCACAAAAATACGGTGCCGATAAAACGTGTAAACAAAAATGGTGTCAATAAACTTAACGCACCAACTTGACAACATATCACTCTAAGTTCCGAATAAAAATTCCTTAAACTTTTGTATTAAATTCTTCTTCGCTGGTTTAGTAAAAATATCAGCATAGTTATCGTTTGATGGTATATATTCTAATAGTATTCGGTCTTGCTGATAAAATTCTCGTACGAAATGGTAACGAATGTCAATATGTTTCGATTTCATGTGCTTTATAGGGTTTTTAACCAAAGCGATGGCTCCTTGGTTATCATTTCTAAGATTCACTGGtttgaaatttatttgtattagttCTTTTAGCAATTTAGATAGATAACTCATTTCCTGGCAAGCTGCAGATATTGCCATGTATTCAGCTTCACATGTAGACAGTGCAATACTAGCTTGTTTCTTTGATTTCCAACTAATAACAGGTCCATTTTTActcaaagaaaaacaataaccTGATATACTATGTCTATCTTCAAAGGATGACGCCCAGTCAGCATCACAGTATGCATAAAGCTTCAATTCATCATCTTTCCGGAAGGTTAAGCAATAGtctaaagtatatttaatatatcgAAAAACATGATTTATCATAGTCCAATCAGCACTATTCGGTTTTGATAAGTGCTGGGATAAAATGGTAACAACATAGCTTAAATCTGGTCTAGTACATGTCATTGCATAAAGAAGACTTCCAACCATTTGTCGATAGAGCTTTATATCTGAGTCACTAGATTCAGTTGATTCTTGATCTTGATATGAATTAGGAACTTGCTCGCATGGGGTTGACCTTGGTTTGCAATCGAAGAAAccaaatttatgaaaaacattttgcaagTAATCTGAATGGTTCATAGTTACACAATTGTTAGTCGAGTTGAATTGGATACCAAGAAATGATGTCAATGGTCCTAAATCTTTCATTTTAAATCGCCTACTTAATTTCTTCTTCACTTCGAATAATAATTGGTTTGAGTTGGCAGCAATAATTATATCATCAACCCATACTAGAATCATTGCTATATCATTATTGtctcttttgataaaaacacaAGCATCAGCATTTGATTGGACAAATCGAATTTCTTTAAGAAAGTCACTTAAAACATTTTGCCAATTTCTACCACTTTGTTTCAAGCCATaaagtgatttatttaatttccatACTAATTGCTTGTTGTTCTCTGTTTGTTCGTAACCAGGAGGCTGGCTGAcataaatttcattttcaataagtGCATGGAGATAAGCACTTTTAATGTCCATTTGATGTAAAATAAGGTCATATTGGATAGAGGTTTGCATTAAAATTCTCACTGATTCCATTCTTGCTGTCGGTGAAAAAGTTTCCAAATAGTCAATTCCTTGGATTTGTTTATAGC
This window harbors:
- the LOC100211346 gene encoding glucosamine 6-phosphate N-acetyltransferase isoform X2 → MDNIACNIDYMADADYIFDKRLLERLDYSKSITTVNHNISYTHPGKDLVMRPLLCSDYEKGYMDLLSQLTQPGIVTKKMFKERFDSMKKMKDVYLIVVVEDIQMQKVVGSATLFIENILTSQFKPIKIGRIEDVVIHDSQRGKYLGKLLCETLVLLGKQLKCMEITLECKDKLVKFYRSLGFELDKMHKYMTLRYT